One genomic segment of Tiliqua scincoides isolate rTilSci1 chromosome 6, rTilSci1.hap2, whole genome shotgun sequence includes these proteins:
- the USP46 gene encoding ubiquitin carboxyl-terminal hydrolase 46 — translation MTVRNIASICNMGTNASALEKDIGPEQFPINEHYFGLVNFGNTCYCNSVLQALYFCRPFRENVLAYKAQQKKKENLLTCLADLFHSIATQKKKVGVIPPKKFISRLRKENDLFDNYMQQDAHEFLNYLLNTVADILQEEKKQEKQNGKLKNGNMNEAEENNKQDLTWVHEIFQGTLTNETRCLNCETVSSKDEDFLDLSVDVEQNTSITHCLRDFSNTETLCSEQKYYCETCCSKQEAQKRMRVKKLPMILALHLKRFKYMEQLHRYTKLSYRVVFPLELRLFNTSGDAINLDRMYDLVAVVVHCGSGPNRGHYITIVKSHGFWLLFDDDIVEKIDAQAIEEFYGLTSDISKNSESGYILFYQSRE, via the exons GGCACCAATGCCTCTGCTCTGGAAAAAGACATTGGGCCAGAGCAATTTCCAATCAATGAACACTACTTTGGACTGGTCAAC TTTGGGAACACATGCTACTGTAATTCCGTCCTGCAGGCCCTATATTTTTGCCGGCCATTTCGGGAGAATGTATTGGCATACAAGGCCCagcagaaaaagaaggaaaatctCTTGACATGTCTAGCGGATCTTTTTCATAGTATTGCTACACAGAAGAAGAAAGTTGGGGTGATTCCACCCAAAAAATTTATCTCAAGGTTACGAAAGGAGAATG ATCTCTTTGACAACTATATGCAGCAGGATGCCCATGAGTTCTTAAACTACTTACTGAACACCGTAGCTGACATTCTGCAGGAAGAGAAGAAGCAGGAGAAGCAAAATGGGAAACTAAAAAATGGCAACATGAACGAAGCGGAAGAGAACAACAAACAAGACCTCACCTGGGTGCACGAGATTTTTCAGGGAACGTTGACCAATGAAACAAGATGTCTGAACTGTGAAACT GTTAGTAGTAAGGATGAAGATTTTCTTGATCTGTCAGTTGATGTAGAACAAAACACATCAATTACTCACTGCTTAAG AGACTTCAGCAACACAGAAACATTATGTAGTGAACAGAAGTACTACTGTGAGACTTGCTGCAGCAAACAGGAGGCACAAAAAAG GATGAGGGTAAAAAAGCTGCCAATGATTCTTGCATTGCACCTGAAGAGGTTTAAATACATGGAGCAGCTACATCGGTACACAAAACTGTCTTACCGTGTGGTATTTCCTCTGGAGCTGCGCCTCTTCAACACATCTGGGGATGCTATCAACTTGGACCGCATGTACGACTTGGTGGCTGTAGTTGTTCATTGTGGCAG TGGACCTAATCGTGGACATTATATCACCATTGTGAAAAGTCATGGATTTTGGCTTTTGTTTGATGATGATATTGTAGAG AAAATTGATGCACAAGCTATTGAAGAATTTTATGGTCTGACTTCTGATATATCAAAGAATTCAGAATCtggatatattttattttatcagtCAAGAGAGTGA